A region of Jaculus jaculus isolate mJacJac1 chromosome 16, mJacJac1.mat.Y.cur, whole genome shotgun sequence DNA encodes the following proteins:
- the Hus1 gene encoding checkpoint protein HUS1 isoform X1 translates to MKFRAKIVDAACLNHFTRVSNMIAKLAKTCTLRFTPDKLNFILSDKLASGGVSLWCELEQENFFSEFQMEGVSAEHNEIYLELTSENLARALKTAQNARALKIKLTNKHFPCLTVSVELLTVSNSSRIVTHDIPIKVIPRRLWKDLQEPSLPDADVSIYLPVLKTMKSVVEKMKNISNHLVIEANLNGELNLKIETELVCVTTHFKDLGNPPLASANTCQDSRPEEMAKVHIDIRKLLQFLAGQQVNPTKALCNIVNNRILHFDLLHEDVSLQYFIPALS, encoded by the exons ATGAAGTTCCGGGCCAAGATCGTGGACGCGGCCTGTCTAAACCATTTCACCC GAGTCAGTAACATGATAGCCAAACTTGCCAAGACCTGCACCCTGCGCTTCACCCCCGACAAGCTGAACTTCATTCTGTCCGACAAGCTGGCCAGTGGGGGGGTGAGCCTGTGGTGTGAGCTGGAGCAG GAGAACTTCTTTAGTGAATTTCAGATGGAAGGTGTCTCAGCAGAACACAATGAGATTTATTTAGAACTAACATCTGAAAACTTAGCTCGAGCCCTGAAAACCGCCCAGAATGCTAGAGCCTTGAAAATCAAGCTGACTAATAAACACTTTCCCTGCCTCACAGTGTCTGTGGAGCTG TTAACAGTGTCAAACAGTAGTCGCATTGTGACCCATGATATTCCCATAAAGGTTATTCCGAGAAGGTTGTGGAAAGACCTACAAGAGCCCTCACTCCCAGATGCTGAT GTTAGTATTTATTTGCCAGTCTTGAAGACGATGAAGAGTGTtgtggaaaaaatgaaaaacatcagCAATCATCTT GTTATTGAAGCCAACCTAAATGGAGAACTGAACTTAAAGATAGAAACTGAGTTAGTATGTGTAACCACTCACTTTAAGGATCTTGGAAACCCTCCATTAG cctctgcaaacacctGTCAAGACAGTCGCCCAGAAGAGATGGCCAAAGTGCACATAGACATCAGGAAGCTCCTCCAGTTTCTTGCAGGACAACAAGTGAATCCCACTAAAGCCTTGTGCA atattgtgaataacaGGATTCTTCATTTTGATTTGCTTCATGAAGATGTCTCCCTCCAgtatttcatcccagcattgtctTAG
- the Hus1 gene encoding checkpoint protein HUS1 isoform X2, whose protein sequence is MKFRAKIVDAACLNHFTRVSNMIAKLAKTCTLRFTPDKLNFILSDKLASGGVSLWCELEQLTVSNSSRIVTHDIPIKVIPRRLWKDLQEPSLPDADVSIYLPVLKTMKSVVEKMKNISNHLVIEANLNGELNLKIETELVCVTTHFKDLGNPPLASANTCQDSRPEEMAKVHIDIRKLLQFLAGQQVNPTKALCNIVNNRILHFDLLHEDVSLQYFIPALS, encoded by the exons ATGAAGTTCCGGGCCAAGATCGTGGACGCGGCCTGTCTAAACCATTTCACCC GAGTCAGTAACATGATAGCCAAACTTGCCAAGACCTGCACCCTGCGCTTCACCCCCGACAAGCTGAACTTCATTCTGTCCGACAAGCTGGCCAGTGGGGGGGTGAGCCTGTGGTGTGAGCTGGAGCAG TTAACAGTGTCAAACAGTAGTCGCATTGTGACCCATGATATTCCCATAAAGGTTATTCCGAGAAGGTTGTGGAAAGACCTACAAGAGCCCTCACTCCCAGATGCTGAT GTTAGTATTTATTTGCCAGTCTTGAAGACGATGAAGAGTGTtgtggaaaaaatgaaaaacatcagCAATCATCTT GTTATTGAAGCCAACCTAAATGGAGAACTGAACTTAAAGATAGAAACTGAGTTAGTATGTGTAACCACTCACTTTAAGGATCTTGGAAACCCTCCATTAG cctctgcaaacacctGTCAAGACAGTCGCCCAGAAGAGATGGCCAAAGTGCACATAGACATCAGGAAGCTCCTCCAGTTTCTTGCAGGACAACAAGTGAATCCCACTAAAGCCTTGTGCA atattgtgaataacaGGATTCTTCATTTTGATTTGCTTCATGAAGATGTCTCCCTCCAgtatttcatcccagcattgtctTAG